The following proteins are encoded in a genomic region of Corylus avellana chromosome ca4, CavTom2PMs-1.0:
- the LOC132177046 gene encoding probable aldo-keto reductase 2 — translation MAAVRVGRIKLGSQGLEVSAQGLGCMGMSAFYGTPKPEEDMIALIHHAVHSGVTFLDTSDIYGPFTNEILLGKALKGGVREKVELATKFGISFGDGKREIRGDPAYVRAACEASLKRLHLDCIDLYYQHRVDTRLPIEVTIGELKKLVEEGKIKYIGLSEASASTIRRAHAVHPITAVQLEWSLWSRDVEEEIIPTCRELGIGIVAYSPLGRGFFSSGVKAIENLSNDDFRKSLPRFQPENLEHNKIVFERVNEMATRKGCTPSQLALAWVHHQGNDVCPIPGTTKIENFNQNIGALSVKLTPEEMVELESFASEDVVKGDRYMSDFATWKNSETPPLSSWKAA, via the exons atggcgGCCGTAAGAGTGGGGAGGATAAAGCTGGGTTCTCAGGGACTGGAGGTGTCGGCGCAGGGCCTGGGCTGCATGGGTATGTCCGCCTTCTATGGCACTCCCAAGCCCGAAGAAGACATGATCGCTCTCATCCACCACGCCGTCCACTCCGGCGTCACCTTCCTCGACACCTCCGACATCTACGGCCCCTTCACCAACGAAATCCTTCTCGGAAAG GCTCTGAAGGGAGGGGTGAGAGAGAAGGTGGAATTGGCAACCAAGTTCGGAATTAGCTTTGGGGATGGAAAGAGGGAGATCCGTGGCGATCCGGCGTATGTGAGAGCCGCCTGTGAGGCCAGCTTGAAGCGTCTCCACTTGGATTGCATCGATCTCTACTACCAGCACCGCGTTGACACCCGCCTTCCCATCGAAGTCACG ATTGGGGAACTGAAGAAACTAGTTGAAGAAGGTAAAATAAAGTACATAGGTCTCTCCGAGGCCTCTGCTTCCACCATCAGAAGAGCACATGCGGTTCATCCAATAACAGCCGTGCAGCTGGAGTGGTCTTTGTGGTCTAGAGATGTCGAAGAGGAAATCATTCCCACTTGCAG ggAACTGGGCATTGGGATTGTTGCATACAGTCCTCTTGGACGAGGATTCTTTTCATCGGGGGTTAAGGCTATTGAAAATCTTTCCAACGATGACTTCCGAAAG TCTTTACCTAGGTTCCAACCTGAAAATCTGGAGCATAACAAAATCGTATTTGAGCGTGTTAATGAAATGGCAACGAGGAAGGGATGCACTCCATCACAACTAGCACTGGCCTGGGTTCATCACCAAGGGAATGACGTGTGTCCCATTCCAGGAACCACCAAAATTGAAAACTTCAACCAGAACATTGGAGCTCTGTCTGTGAAACTCACCCCGGAAGAAATGGTTGAACTTGAATCATTTGCTTCAGAGGATGTTGTCAAGGGTGATAGATATATGTCTGACTTTGCGACTTGGAAGAATTCTGAAACTCCACCACTTTCTTCATGGAAAGCTGCATAA
- the LOC132177055 gene encoding IN2-2 protein-like → MEAGRVGRIKLGSQGLEVSAQGLGCMSMSGGYGPPKPEEDMIALIHHAIHSGVTFFDTSDLYGPFTNEILLGKALKGGVRERVELATKFGFCFVDRKMEIRGDPAYVRAACEASLKRLHMDCIDLYYQHRIDTRLPIEVTVRSLHLP, encoded by the exons ATGGAGGCCGGAAGAGTCGGGAGGATAAAGTTGGGTTCTCAGGGACTGGAGGTGTCCGCACAAGGCCTCGGCTGCATGAGCATGTCCGGCGGCTATGGCCCTCCCAAGCCCGAAGAAGACATGATCGCTCTCATCCACCATGCCATCCACTCCGGCGTCACCTTCTTTGATACCTCCGACCTCTACGGCCCCTTCACCAACGAAATCCTTCTCGGAAAG GCTTTAAAGGGAGGGGTGAGAGAGAGGGTGGAATTGGCAACCAAGTTCGGATTTTGCTTTGTGGATAGGAAGATGGAGATCCGTGGCGATCCAGCGTATGTGAGAGCCGCCTGTGAGGCCAGCTTGAAGCGCCTCCACATGGATTGCATCGATCTGTATTACCAGCACCGCATCGACACCCGCCTTCCCATCGAAGTCACGGTTCGTTCTTTGCATCTTCCGTAA
- the LOC132177054 gene encoding auxin-induced protein PCNT115-like, translated as MEAGRVGRIKLGSQGLEVSAQGLGCMGMSVAFYGLPKPEEDMVALIHHAVHSGVTFLDTSDIYGPFTNEILLGKALKGGVRERVQLATKFGFSKADGKTEIRGDPAYVRAACEASLRRLDLDCIDLYYQHRVDTSLPIEVTVRSSYLLQNRSV; from the exons atggAGGCCGGAAGAGTGGGAAGGATAAAGCTGGGTTCACAGGGACTGGAGGTGTCGGCACAGGGCCTGGGCTGCATGGGCATGTCCGTCGCCTTCTATGGTCTTCCCAAGCCCGAAGAAGACATGGTCGCTCTCATCCACCACGCTGTCCACTCCGGCGTCACCTTCCTCGACACCTCCGACATCTACGGCCCCTTCACCAACGAAATCCTTCTTGGAAAG GCTTTAAAGGGAGGGGTGAGAGAGAGGGTGCAATTGGCAACCAAATTCGGATTTAGCAAAGCGGATGGGAAGACGGAGATCCGTGGCGATCCAGCGTATGTGAGAGCCGCCTGTGAGGCCAGCTTGAGGCGCCTCGACTTGGATTGCATCGATCTCTATTACCAGCACCGCGTCGACACCAGCCTTCCCATCGAAGTCACGGTTCGTTCCTCGTATCTTTTACAAAATAGGTCAGTGTAG
- the LOC132177053 gene encoding probable aldo-keto reductase 2, whose protein sequence is MEAGRVGIRRIKLGSQGLEVSAQGLGCMGMSDAYGPPKPEQDMIALIHHAVHSGVTLLDTSDFYGPFTNEILLGKGLKGGVREKVELATKFGLCYVDGKRETRGDPSYVRACCEASLKRLQLDCIDLYYQHRIDTRIPIEVTIGELKKLVEEGKIKYIGLSEASASTIRRAHAVHPITAVQLEWSLWSRDAEQEIIPTCRELGIGIVAYSPLGRGFFTSGLKSVENLSDGDFRKNVPRFQPENMEHNKIVFERVKEMATKKGCTPSQLALAWVHHQGNDVCPIPGTTKIENFNQNIRALSMKLTREEMVELESFASDDVVKGDRYLTDMASWKTSETPPLSSWKAA, encoded by the exons atggaggCCGGAAGAGTGGGGATCCGGAGGATAAAGTTGGGTTCTCAGGGACTGGAGGTGTCCGCACAGGGCTTGGGCTGCATGGGCATGTCCGACGCCTATGGTCCTCCCAAGCCCGAACAAGACATGATCGCTCTCATCCACCACGCCGTCCACTCCGGCGTCACCTTGCTTGACACCTCCGACTTCTACGGCCCCTTCACCAACGAAATCCTTCTCGGAAAG GGTTTGAAGGGAGGGGTGAGAGAGAAGGTGGAATTGGCAACCAAGTTCGGACTTTGCTATGTGGATGGGAAGAGGGAGACACGTGGCGATCCATCATATGTGAGAGCTTGCTGTGAGGCCAGCTTGAAGCGCCTCCAATTGGATTGCATCGATCTCTACTACCAGCACCGCATCGACACCCGCATTCCCATTGAAGTCACG ATTGGGGAACTGAAGAAGCTAGTGGAAGAAGGTAAAATAAAGTACATAGGTCTCTCCGAGGCCTCTGCTTCCACCATCAGAAGAGCTCATGCGGTTCATCCAATAACAGCTGTGCAGCTGGAGTGGTCTTTGTGGTCTAGAGATGCCGAGCAAGAAATCATTCCTACTTGCAG GGAACTGGGCATTGGGATTGTTGCATACAGTCCTCTTGGACGAGGATTCTTTACGTCGGGGCTCAAGTCTGTTGAAAATCTTTCCGACGGTGACTTCCGAAAG AATGTTCCTAGGTTCCAACCTGAAAATATGGAGCATAACAAAATCGTATTTGAACGTGTGAAGGAAATGGCAACGAAGAAGGGATGCACCCCATCGCAGCTAGCACTAGCCTGGGTTCATCACCAAGGGAATGACGTGTGTCCCATTCCTGGAACCACCAAGATTGAAAACTTCAACCAGAACATTAGAGCTCTGTCTATGAAACTCACACGAGAAGAAATGGTTGAGCTCGAATCATTTGCTTCAGATGATGTTGTTAAGGGCGATAGATATTTGACCGACATGGCGAGTTGGAAGACTTCTGAAACTCCACCACTTTCGTCGTGGAAAGCTGCATAA
- the LOC132179812 gene encoding probable xyloglucan galactosyltransferase GT14 → MEKIFTVGNCHNQLWFVLLFSFLLSLILLLFDRTALIGGDQNGVTFLVNNFVNHATQTRTPKSFDSSVSTTDDKNETKSGSDLCSGRYIYMHDLPSQFNDELLKNCHSLIKWTDMCPAISNMGLGPRVENNPEPVLSKTGWFVTNQFTLEVIFHNRMKRYKCLTNDSSLASAVYVPFYAGLDVGRFLWGFNISVRDASSYSLLKWLAEKPEWRRMWGRDHFLVGGRISWDFRRQTDDDSDWGSKLMFLPESKNLTLLSIESSSWNNDFAIPYPTYFHPTKINQVIRWQKKMRRTKRRYLFTFAGAPRPNATDSIRSELIDECQSSPTCNFLGCFNGASKCDDPANVMKAFQSSVFCLQPPGDSYTRRSTFDSILAGCIPVFFHVGSAYAQYLWHLPKKYTEYSVMIPLDDVKEKKAAVNERLLRIPKKKVLAMREEVIKLIPRIVYADPRSRRESFEDAFDIAVKGVLERVERVRRVIEEGEDPSIGFSELNGTKF, encoded by the exons ATGGAGAAAATATTCACCGTGGGAAACTGCCATAATCAACTCTGGTTTGTCTTActcttctcctttcttttaAGCTTGATATTGCTCTTATTTGATCGTACGGCTTTGATTGGCGGCGATCAAAACGGTGTCACTTTTCTAGTCAACAACTTTGTCAATCATGCCACCCAAACCCGCACACCCAAATCTTTTGATTCTTCCGTAAGTACAACAGACGACAAAAACGAGACAAAATCCGGTTCGGATTTGTGTTCGGGTCGATACATTTACATGCATGATCTTCCCAGCCAATTCAACGACGAGTTGCTCAAGAATTGCCATTCGCTTATCAAATGGACCGACATGTGCCCGGCTATATCAAACATGGGTCTTGGTCCTCGGGTTGAGAATAATCCGGAACCGGTTTTGTCGAAAACGGGTTGGTTTGTGACGAACCAATTTACGTTGGAAGTCATCTTCCACAACAGGATGAAGCGCTACAAGTGCTTGACAAACGACTCGTCGTTGGCTTCGGCAGTTTATGTACCGTTTTATGCTGGCCTTGATGTGGGTCGGTTCCTTTGGGGTTTTAACATCTCAGTGAGAGATGCATCTTCTTACAGTCTGCTCAAGTGGCTTGCAGAAAAACCAGAGTGGAGAAGAATGTGGGGTAGAGATCATTTCTTGGTTGGAGGAAGGATTTCTTGGGATTTCAGGAGGCAGACAGATGATGATTCTGATTGGGGTTCCAAGCTTATGTTTTTGCCTGAATCCAAGAACTTGACATTGTTGTCAATCGAGTCAAGCTCGTGGAACAATGACTTTGCAATACCATATCCAACATACTTCCATCCTACGAAGATCAATCAG gTAATCCGGTGGcagaaaaaaatgagaagaacaAAGCGGCGGTACCTGTTCACTTTTGCTGGTGCCCCACGACCCAATGCAACAGATTCCATACGAAGTGAGCTGATTGATGAATGCCAGTCGTCACCCACATGCAATTTTCTTGGTTGTTTCAATGGAGCAAGCAAGTGTGACGACCCTGCAAATGTGATGAAGGCATTTCAAAGCTCTGTTTTTTGCCTGCAGCCTCCTGGGGATTCATACACGAGGCGGTCAACTTTTGACTCGATTCTGGCCGGCTGTATTCCGGTCTTCTTCCACGTGGGTTCTGCTTATGCGCAGTACTTGTGGCATTTACCGAAGAAGTATACAGAGTATTCGGTGATGATACCGCTGGACGATGTCAAGGAGAAAAAGGCTGCTGTGAATGAGAGATTGCTTCGGATTCCGAAGAAGAAAGTGTTGGCCATGAGAGAGGAGGTTATAAAGCTGATTCCGAGAATAGTTTATGCCGATCCGAGGAGTAGACGAGAGAGCTTTGAAGATGCATTTGACATTGCAGTGAAAGGTGTTCTTGAGAGAGTAGAAAGAGTGAGGAGGGTGATTGAGGAGGGTGAGGATCCAAGCATTGGCTTTTCCGAACTAAATGGTACCAAGTTCTAA